GGCGCCGACATTGCGGCCCAGGCTATTGCTGCGCGGGTTGCCACGCTGGGTGTTGAGGCGGTGCCGGCCACGCAGTTCAGTGCAACGCTCGGCGAGCCGGCGCGGCGTCCCGGTGACCTGGTGCGGTTGGCGGGGCTGGACTGGCTGCCGCTGGCTTTGCAACCGCAACCCGAGACCGTTAGCGTCACGCAATTCCAGGAAGTTGTGGATGAAACCGGCGATGCGTTACTGAGCGAAGATGATCTGTTTGGCGACAGTGAGCTGCCCAATATTGCGGTGATCGGTACATCGTTCTCGCGTAACTCGAATTTCATCGCCTTTCTTGAGCGCGCCTTAAATGCTCGCGTGGGCAACTTTGCCCTGGATGGCGGCGAGTTCTCGGGTGCCGCCAAAGCCTACTTTAAAAGTAGCGCTTTCAAACAGACGCCACCTCGACTGATCGTCTGGGAAATTCCAGAACGGGATCTGCAAAGCCCCTACGTGGACGATATTGTCCTTAACAAGCACTGAGGCGCCGTTGATAAGCCTCAGTGCCTCACAGTAGCTGCGTTGAGCCCACCTCGGGCTAGCTGTGAGCTGTGCGCCCTTGCGGTGCGTAGTTTGGGCGGCGTGCTGCATCGCAGGGCGTTGAATCAGAGTTGTTTTTCCGCCGCCATTTGCATGTAGCTGCCGTCGAAGCGCAGCAGAATGTTATCGGCATTGCCCAGGCTGCGTTCACCACTGAAAGAGATGCCGAGTTTCTCCAGGCCTCTGCCATCGTTGCCGAGTAGCTTCTGTTGGTCAGCGAACTGGGCGACTCGCTGCATCAGCTCGGGCATCTTGTTGGCGCGGGCAAAGGCCAGGGCATAACGCGGCGAGTAGAACGAGCGCAGGGTGTCGAGTTGCTGGCTGAAATCTTCCGATGTGGTACCGGCCGCGCTGGCCATCTTGGCCCGTGCCGCACGCCCAGCATCGGTGGGCATGCCCATCAGCCGCTGGGTTTCGAACCAGGCGCCGGTCAGCGCCTTGCCCAGCTCCGGGTGGGCGGCCAGAACCTTGCTGTTAACCACTGTGAGGTCGACGATCTCGCCGGGAATCAGGTTGGAGCTGAACACCTGGCTGACCTGGGCCTGCTGTTTGATCTTGGCCAGGATAGGATTCCAGGTGATTACCGCATCGCCCTGGCCGGCGAGGAAGGCCTCGGCGATTTGCGTATCGGAAACGTGCTGGATGGTCACATCCTCAGGCTTGAGTAGGGCCCATTCCAGGGCGCGGCTGAGTAGATAGTGCGACACCGAGTTCTCTACCAGTAGCACGGTTTTGCCCTTGAGGTCCTTCAAGGTCAGGCCTGTGCCGCGCAGCAGGATGGCATCGGCGCCGTTGGAGAAGTCGCCGATGATCAGTGCGGTGGAATCTACGCCAACAGCGGCCGGGATGGTCAGCGCATCCATATTGGTCATCGAGCAGGCATCGAACTCACCGGCGCTGTAGCGCTCGATGGAGCCGACGTAATCCGGCACCTCGCTGACTTCGACGCGAATGCCGTATTTGTCAGCCCACTTCTTCACGATGCCTTCATCGGCGGCATAGCCCCAGGGCATCCAGCCGGCGAAGATCGACCAGCACAACTTGAAGGTTTTCGGCTCGGCGCTAGCGCTAGCGGGGGCAGCCAGTATCAGGGCGAACAGGCCGATACAGATACGGCGAATGAGCACAGCAGAAAGATGCATATAAAACCTCGGGGTCAGGAAAAGGCACAGGAAGGCGTGCAGCCGCGCTGCATCGTTCTCCCGGGCTTTTATCCCGCCGTGTAACCCCTGTTCCGCATTGCTGCGTGAGGTCGCCAGCTCTCGGACCAGTCGTTCGCGATCTACTAGTCGCGAACCGGAACCCTAGCCAGCCATTGCAAATTTTCACGCTGCAAACCGCTAGTAAGCCGAGCAGCGACACGCATTCCATTCGTCAGCAACGCATAAGCGAAGACCGTGCCATAACGTCCGGTTTGCCACTTCAGCAAATTTACTGGTTGAACCCGACAATAGCGCTCATATTGATGTTTCAGACGACTCACCTCGATGGGTGAGTGGTCGCAGAAGTAGTAACGGCGGGCAATCATGTCCGTCGCTGTAACAATAAGAAGGTAGGTTTACGATGAAAGCGTTAATCGGTTTGTTGATGGCAGGTTTTCTATTGATTTCGCTGCCAGCCTGCAGCTTGCGGTTGCCGGGCATCGGCGTCGATATCGGCAATGGCGGCGATGGCCACGATGGTGGCGGCCCACCTCATTGCCCCCCCGGCCAGGCCAAGAAGGGTCGCTGCTAAAACGGCTTATGGCAGCGGTCAGGCGGTGCCAGTGTTGCGCAGTGCGGCAGCGTCAGCTGTGAAATGATTTGTCATGAAATATGACCGATTTGTGATCGGTACAGTCGACGCAGCCGTTGTCTATGTACTGGGAGTAATCCCTGGCAGCGACAACGGTCGCTGCCGCACCTGCGGTCGAGGAGGCCGCTATGTCATACAAATCCATGCTGCTGGCGTTGTTGGTTTTGTCTTTAAGCGGTTGTGCGGTCTATGGCGGCGGCAGTGGTTATGGCCACCGTGGTTATGATCGTGGCCATTCGAATACTTATTACCAGGTGCAACGCTACCCGGTGTACGTGGTGCCGCAGCCGCGCTACAAGGCTTACCACCATGACGGGCGCCGCTACGATGAGCACCGTCACCCACCGCGCTATTACGTCCCGGCCCCGCAGCCGCGTCATTACCAGTCGAATCAATACCACAAGCGCCATGATTACCGCGTAGTGCAACCACACGCTGGTTGGGATGGCCGTCGTGATCGCGACCACTCCCGCAACAACTATCACCAGCAGCGCTCACAGCGTCACGATGCACAACGGGGTGGCGAGCGCCGTGATGATGACCGACGCGATGAGCGTAAGGGTTGGGAGCGCCAGCGCAACTGACTGCCATATCTAGGTGCGCTACGAGCCCGACGCGTCCTCTAGCTGACGGCCGAAGAGTTGATCTTCGGCCAGTATCTCTTCCCGCATAACCTGCGCCGCCGGTGACAGACTATGCCCGGCGCGGCTGATTAGGGCGTAGGCCGATTGCTCGGTCAACGCGCCTGCTTCCAGCGGCAATTGGGCTAGGCGGCCGGCGTGGATATCCTCAGCCACCACATCCCAAGGTGCCATGCTCAGCACATCGCTATCGGCCACCAGGGCTTTGAGCACCATAAAGTTGTCGCATTGAATACTCAGTGGCTGCTCGCGGTTACTGAGTGCGCGCAAGTTCTGCTCCACTGTCTGCGGGAGCTGGGTGCCGGCCAGGGGATAATCAAGCAGGTCATGCATGCGCAGCGCCGGTTGCTGCAGTAGCGGATGGTTGGGGCGGCAGAACAGCACGCCGCTGTGGCGTTGCAGTGGCTCGATGCACAATAAAGGGTCGGCGAGCAGCTCACGGCTGTCGGCGACAAACAGTTCCACGGCGTCATCCAGTAGGCTGCTACGCAGCTCCTGCCAATTGCCAATCTGCAGATTGATGCGCACTCGTGGGTAGCGCTGCGCCATACGTCCTAGGGCTCGTGGCACCAGGCGCGCGGCCGGGTAGGGGCCGGCTCCCAGACGCAGTTCACCGGTTTGCAGATTGCCCAGCTGGCTGACGGCGTTCTTTAGTGCGCGGCTACCCGCCAGCAGGCGTTGCGCATGTTCCAATACCAGTTGGCCATGGGTGGTCAGGCTGATACCACGGCTGTGCCGGTCGACCAGGTTACAGTCGAGGCTGGCCTCCAACGCTTGAATGCTGCGGCTCAGTGCGGGTTGACTAAGGTGTATGGCCTCGGCGGCACGCGCGAAATGGCCATGCTCGGCAAGGGCGATGAAGTGACGAAGTTGGCGTAGATCGTTCATGCGTGCTCTGCATCAATGTTTGGTTTGGAATGCATTGGAATTATTGGCGTTGATTGACCAATCTGCCAGCACTGCCAATCACAATGAGCCTCTCACATGTTTCCACTCACTCGAATTGCTGCGGTGCTGCTGAGCCTGACGTTACCCTTGGCGAGCCACGCGGCCCTGCCGGATGAACAGATCTCGGCCTCGATCAACCCGGAACTGGCCGAACACACCAAGCATTTTGCGCAAAAGGTCTACAAGATTGCCGACAACGTCTACTCCGCCGTTGGTTGGCAGCTGGGTAACGTAGCGATGATTGAGGCGCCGGAAGGGCTGATCATCATCGATACCGGCGAGTCGGTCAGTGAATCGCGCAAGATCATGGCTGAATTCCGCAAAATCACCGACAAACCGGTTAAGGCGGTGGTCTACACCCACTTTCATCCGGACCATATCAATGGCGTGAAGGCCTTCGTCACGGAGGAGCAGGTGCGCAGTGGCGAGGTGCAGATCATTGCCCATGAAACCTTGTTGGCTAATGTGGTGGCCCAAGGTGCGCTGGTTGGCCCGATACTCTCGGTGCGTTCCGGCTACAGCTTCGGGGCTGCGTTACCGGCCACTGACCATGAACAGATGAACGCGGGTATCGGTCCGTTGGCCAAGGCTGAGGCCTCGACGTTTATTGCGCCGACTCTGACCTTCAAAGACAAGCTCGACACCCGCATCGCCGGTCTGGACCTGCAATTTTTACATGTGCCTAGCGAAGCGCCGGACGAGATCATCGTTTACCTAGCGG
The Pseudomonas leptonychotis DNA segment above includes these coding regions:
- a CDS encoding LysR family transcriptional regulator, whose amino-acid sequence is MNDLRQLRHFIALAEHGHFARAAEAIHLSQPALSRSIQALEASLDCNLVDRHSRGISLTTHGQLVLEHAQRLLAGSRALKNAVSQLGNLQTGELRLGAGPYPAARLVPRALGRMAQRYPRVRINLQIGNWQELRSSLLDDAVELFVADSRELLADPLLCIEPLQRHSGVLFCRPNHPLLQQPALRMHDLLDYPLAGTQLPQTVEQNLRALSNREQPLSIQCDNFMVLKALVADSDVLSMAPWDVVAEDIHAGRLAQLPLEAGALTEQSAYALISRAGHSLSPAAQVMREEILAEDQLFGRQLEDASGS
- a CDS encoding putative urea ABC transporter substrate-binding protein; amino-acid sequence: MHLSAVLIRRICIGLFALILAAPASASAEPKTFKLCWSIFAGWMPWGYAADEGIVKKWADKYGIRVEVSEVPDYVGSIERYSAGEFDACSMTNMDALTIPAAVGVDSTALIIGDFSNGADAILLRGTGLTLKDLKGKTVLLVENSVSHYLLSRALEWALLKPEDVTIQHVSDTQIAEAFLAGQGDAVITWNPILAKIKQQAQVSQVFSSNLIPGEIVDLTVVNSKVLAAHPELGKALTGAWFETQRLMGMPTDAGRAARAKMASAAGTTSEDFSQQLDTLRSFYSPRYALAFARANKMPELMQRVAQFADQQKLLGNDGRGLEKLGISFSGERSLGNADNILLRFDGSYMQMAAEKQL